A part of Biomphalaria glabrata chromosome 3, xgBioGlab47.1, whole genome shotgun sequence genomic DNA contains:
- the LOC106072027 gene encoding melatonin receptor type 1A-like has product MSSTVINQVHIEGHDLTNYSINLSANNNVGNEDLGIPSSHELPSATALHIGAIVMLIALLWGLFGNILTSFVILTNRDLKNTTNVFIVSLCINDILNLGINNMIVLISYFMMEWRMGLEICEMVMHFTVLLMGSSLWHTGLISIHRLIVVCFNNFYKKISKKAYVIFVLSFARIVPLLFMITPHLGNMSQFQPKLIRCIARKEFLLYTMLVSVTLQMLPSIILIVCYIAIFVKVFRSSSAIRATRKREWLRREIQVTKMFGMVFLLIILGYLPYGIVRFIDRKLELSADFYVGISVVYAVANSCNPIIYGVMDRKIRRYCFRALGLEETCMKSDQQMKKKISMRTNGEVEVTETVNITTPAKSVAPTSTTPPPCQV; this is encoded by the coding sequence ATGTCATCAACGGTCATAAACCAGGTCCACATTGAGGGCCATGACTTGACCAACTACAGTATAAATCTCTCCGCCAACAACAACGTGGGCAATGAAGACTTGGGCATCCCCAGCTCCCACGAGCTGCCCTCGGCCACGGCTCTGCACATCGGCGCCATCGTGATGCTGATCGCGCTGCTGTGGGGGCTGTTCGGCAACATTTTGACCTCCTTCGTCATCCTGACCAACCGGGACCTGAAGAACACCACCAACGTCTTTATCGTCAGCCTGTGCATCAACGACATCCTCAACCTCGGCATCAACAACATGATCGTCCTCATTTCCTACTTCATGATGGAGTGGAGGATGGGGCTTGAAATCTGCGAGATGGTCATGCACTTCACGGTCCTGCTCATGGGCTCCTCTCTCTGGCACACGGGCCTCATATCCATTCACCGGCTCATCGTTGTCTGCTTCAAcaacttttacaaaaaaatctcCAAGAAAGCCTACGTCATCTTCGTACTCTCCTTCGCCAGGATCGTCCCCCTCCTATTTATGATAACCCCCCACCTGGGAAACATGTCGCAGTTTCAACCGAAGCTCATACGCTGCATCGCCAGGAAGGAGTTCCTCCTTTACACCATGCTGGTCAGTGTGACACTCCAGATGCTTCCATCTATCATTCTAATCGTCTGCTACATTGCCATCTTCGTCAAGGTGTTCCGATCTTCCAGCGCCATCAGGGCCACGAGGAAGCGCGAGTGGCTCAGGCGGGAAATTCAGGTCACCAAAATGTTCGGAATGGTATTTTTGCTCATCATTCTTGGCTACCTTCCTTACGGGATTGTCCGATTTATTGACAGGAAGCTAGAGCTCAGCGCGGACTTTTATGTGGGAATTTCCGTTGTCTACGCCGTTGCCAATAGCTGTAATCCTATAATCTACGGCGTCATGGACCGAAAGATTAGACGCTACTGCTTCAGGGCGTTAGGTCTGGAGGAGACATGCATGAAGAGCGACCAacagatgaagaagaagattaGCATGAGAACCAATGGTGAGGTTGAAGTGACAGAAACAGTCAACATCACCACGCCTGCTAAATCAGTGGCCCCTACGTCAACAACGCCTCCGCCGTGTCAGGTTTGA